Proteins encoded by one window of Clostridium perfringens:
- a CDS encoding FAD-dependent oxidoreductase, producing MKVVVIGGGWSGVAAAIEAKKMGADVVLFEKTDLLLGLGNVGGIMRNNGRYTASEELIAMGGGDLINITDKVSRHKDIPFPGHEHAWLYDVNLVEGEVKRYVESLGIETKMVSRIIDIKQEDNKILGVYTSDGQYYKGDVFIETTGSTGPMGNCLRYGNGCSMCILRCPSFGPRISISSRCGVEDIQGERVGDELGAFSGSCKLAKETLSEEIRKELEEKGCVVLKIPKEDVNYDKLNTKVCQQYALKEFAENVVLLDTGHAKLMTTYYPLEKLRKIKGLENAKYVDPYAGGKGNSIRYLSVAPRDDNMKVKGVTNLFCAGEKSGLFVGHTEAIVTGTLAGHNAVRHALGIPYLILPRATVLGDIIAFANEESQSREGKKNRYTFAGSVYFNRMKELGLYTIDKDEIQKRVAQLNLDGVFSKKLM from the coding sequence ATGAAAGTTGTTGTTATTGGTGGCGGATGGTCAGGAGTTGCAGCCGCTATTGAAGCAAAAAAAATGGGAGCAGATGTAGTTCTTTTTGAAAAGACAGATTTATTATTAGGACTTGGTAATGTTGGCGGAATAATGAGGAATAATGGAAGATATACAGCCTCTGAGGAATTAATAGCTATGGGAGGCGGAGATTTAATAAATATAACTGATAAGGTTAGTAGACACAAGGATATACCATTTCCTGGACATGAACATGCTTGGCTTTATGATGTTAATTTAGTTGAGGGAGAAGTTAAAAGATATGTAGAAAGTCTAGGAATTGAAACAAAAATGGTTTCTAGAATCATTGATATAAAACAAGAAGACAACAAAATTTTAGGAGTTTATACAAGTGATGGACAATATTATAAAGGAGATGTGTTCATTGAAACTACTGGTTCAACAGGCCCTATGGGAAATTGCCTAAGATACGGTAATGGATGCTCTATGTGTATTTTAAGATGTCCTTCCTTTGGTCCTAGAATTAGTATAAGTTCAAGATGTGGAGTTGAAGATATACAAGGAGAAAGAGTTGGAGATGAACTAGGAGCATTTAGTGGTTCATGTAAACTTGCAAAAGAAACTCTTTCAGAGGAAATAAGAAAAGAACTTGAGGAAAAAGGTTGTGTCGTTCTTAAAATTCCAAAAGAAGATGTTAATTATGATAAATTAAATACAAAGGTTTGTCAGCAATATGCTCTTAAGGAATTTGCAGAAAATGTTGTTTTATTAGATACTGGACATGCTAAGCTTATGACTACTTATTATCCTCTTGAAAAGCTTAGAAAGATTAAAGGTCTTGAAAATGCTAAGTATGTTGATCCATATGCAGGTGGAAAGGGTAACTCTATAAGATACCTATCAGTGGCTCCAAGAGATGATAATATGAAGGTTAAAGGAGTTACTAATTTATTCTGTGCAGGAGAAAAATCAGGACTTTTTGTTGGACATACAGAGGCTATAGTTACAGGTACTTTAGCTGGACACAATGCAGTAAGACATGCTTTAGGAATTCCTTATTTAATTCTTCCAAGAGCAACTGTTTTAGGAGATATAATAGCCTTTGCTAATGAAGAATCTCAATCTAGAGAAGGAAAGAAAAATAGATATACCTTTGCAGGTTCAGTTTACTTTAATAGAATGAAAGAGTTAGGACTTTATACAATAGATAAAGATGAAATTCAAAAGAGAGTAGCTCAATTAAATTTAGATGGAGT
- a CDS encoding D-alanyl-D-alanine carboxypeptidase family protein, with amino-acid sequence MKKKISILMFFLITISICSNVIVLGKESCIPEEVSVETMDVKDGYGKQCKDITPDAHFAIAYDAKNKKILYEKNAFRNVPMASTTKILTALVAINYSDLDEEVTISKTAASIRGSKVGFRAGEKVTMRELLFGLMYKSGNDAAIAIAEHIGGSIENFSILMNDFARMLGLKDSNFQSPHGLDSQMHFSSAYDLAVLMSKAMEEPFFREISGTKEVGAEKYNFTRSYSNINKMLWRLPNANGGKTGYTGQAGKCLVSSVDHNGRNIIIVVLNCPTRWEATERVYEYVKANYS; translated from the coding sequence ATGAAAAAGAAGATTTCAATTCTTATGTTTTTTTTAATAACAATATCTATATGTTCTAATGTTATTGTTCTTGGAAAGGAAAGTTGTATTCCAGAGGAAGTTTCAGTAGAGACTATGGATGTAAAAGATGGATATGGAAAGCAGTGCAAGGATATTACTCCTGATGCACATTTTGCTATTGCCTATGATGCTAAAAACAAAAAGATTTTATATGAAAAGAATGCTTTTAGAAATGTACCTATGGCAAGTACCACTAAAATATTAACTGCTTTAGTTGCAATAAATTATTCTGACTTAGATGAAGAGGTTACAATATCTAAAACTGCAGCAAGTATTAGAGGATCAAAAGTTGGATTTAGGGCTGGAGAAAAGGTTACAATGAGAGAACTTCTTTTTGGACTTATGTACAAGTCAGGAAATGATGCTGCCATAGCTATTGCAGAGCATATTGGAGGTAGTATAGAGAACTTTTCTATACTTATGAATGATTTTGCTAGAATGTTAGGTCTTAAGGATTCAAACTTTCAATCTCCTCATGGATTAGATAGCCAAATGCATTTTTCCTCTGCTTATGATTTAGCGGTTTTAATGTCAAAAGCTATGGAAGAGCCTTTCTTTAGAGAGATATCAGGAACTAAGGAAGTAGGGGCTGAAAAATATAATTTTACTAGAAGTTATAGCAATATAAATAAAATGCTTTGGAGATTACCTAATGCCAATGGAGGAAAAACAGGCTATACTGGTCAGGCGGGGAAATGTTTAGTAAGTTCTGTAGATCATAATGGAAGAAATATAATCATAGTAGTTTTAAATTGTCCAACTAGGTGGGAAGCCACTGAAAGAGTTTATGAATATGTTAAAGCCAATTATTCTTAA
- a CDS encoding sulfide/dihydroorotate dehydrogenase-like FAD/NAD-binding protein: MDYEVIDCIDAGTEFCPCHLAEEGECILCSQLHGKCFCDCVNWKGVCIYEEFASNGFKAKEGRKTFTCDVIDAVEVEEGLLFIEFRAPHKLCIDLLGPGKFIFIRTNDNPFFDVPISILESDADKNVIKVLIEVRGIKTKRLLNTEVKGEITIRGPYFNGVFGIKNIDSTKNGEVLVLCRGIGLAPAVPVIKKLANEGNKVKILLDKAPFKESYIEKYLEGYDIQYVPMNLINKGEISNEAKEVIKNGQWDLIHCAGADILTYKLIEYLNDLKDESTKVSCCNNAKMCCGEGVCGSCTARFAGHKVKRLCKVQSDPRKIFEDRRFI, encoded by the coding sequence ATGGATTATGAAGTAATTGATTGTATAGATGCTGGTACGGAATTTTGTCCTTGTCACTTAGCAGAAGAAGGAGAATGCATACTTTGTTCTCAACTTCACGGAAAGTGTTTTTGTGATTGTGTAAACTGGAAAGGGGTTTGCATATATGAAGAATTTGCAAGTAATGGATTTAAAGCTAAGGAAGGCAGAAAAACTTTTACTTGTGATGTCATAGATGCTGTAGAAGTTGAAGAAGGATTATTATTTATAGAGTTTAGGGCACCTCATAAACTTTGTATTGATTTACTTGGACCAGGTAAGTTTATATTTATAAGAACTAATGATAATCCGTTTTTTGATGTACCTATATCTATTTTAGAATCTGATGCAGATAAAAATGTAATAAAAGTACTTATTGAGGTTAGAGGAATAAAAACTAAGAGGCTCTTAAATACTGAGGTTAAAGGAGAAATAACTATAAGAGGGCCTTATTTTAATGGAGTATTTGGAATAAAAAATATAGACTCAACTAAGAATGGAGAGGTCCTTGTACTTTGCAGAGGAATTGGATTAGCTCCTGCTGTACCAGTTATTAAAAAGTTAGCTAATGAAGGAAATAAGGTTAAGATTCTTTTAGATAAGGCACCTTTTAAAGAAAGTTATATAGAAAAATATTTAGAGGGATACGATATTCAGTATGTTCCTATGAATTTAATCAACAAAGGTGAAATATCAAATGAAGCAAAGGAAGTTATTAAAAATGGACAATGGGATTTAATCCATTGTGCTGGAGCGGATATATTAACTTATAAACTTATAGAATATTTAAATGATTTGAAAGATGAATCTACAAAAGTATCTTGTTGTAATAATGCTAAAATGTGCTGCGGAGAAGGGGTATGTGGAAGCTGTACAGCTAGGTTTGCTGGTCACAAGGTAAAAAGACTTTGTAAGGTGCAAAGTGATCCTAGAAAAATATTTGAAGATAGAAGATTCATTTAA